The DNA segment GCAACAAGAAGCTTTCAAACAATTCTTTATCCTCCTCGGCGGAAGTTGTTGATTTCTCCACACGGAATAGCAACTTGTCCACCTATGAGACAAGCCGATTCAGCTGCGAGGGATCCCCCACGATGGCGTCTCCATGGAACCAAACCTCCCCATGCGCCAGATCCCCATGGACCTCTAACTTCTCCCGAAACCTGTCTCAGGATGTTTCTCAAAATGGCCTGATTTGCTCCCTCGTCAGAGAAGAAGGCCACATCTATTCCCTAGCTGCCAAGGATGGCACACTATACACGGGTTCAGACAGCAAGAACATCCGAGTTTGGAAAAATATGCAAGTATTCTCAGCCTTCAAATCAAACAGTGGCCTTGTCAAAGCCATTATCATCTGCGGGAACACGATTTACACTGGTCATCAGGATGGAAAGGTTCGTGTGTGGAAGATTAATCCCAAGGATCCAAGCATGCACAAGCAATCAGGCACTTTCCCTGCATTCTTTGACATCTTCAAAGCCTCGATCAGGCCGAAGAATTATGTGGAGGTAAAGCGTAATCGATCCACCATTTGGATAAAGCATGCCGATGCCATTTCTTGCCTGAGCATGAATCAAGAAAAAGGGCTACTGTATTCAGCTTCATGGGACGGAACTTTCAAAGTTTGGAGAGTGAAGGACTCAAAATGCCTCGAATCAGTGAAGGCGCACGACGATGCCGTGAATTCAGTCGTTTCAAGTATCCAAGGGATAGTGTATACCGGCTCGGCCAACGGCACGGTGAAAGTATGGAAAAGAGAACAGAAAGGTAAGGTGGTGAGGCATGTTTTAAGTCAGACTCTGCTCCGCCAAGAATCTGCTGTCACAGCTCTGGCTGTAAACGATACGGGTTCAGTTGTGTATTGCGGGTCCTCCGATGGGATAGTGAATTTCTGGGAGATGGAGAAGGAACTGTCACACAGTGGAGTACTTAAAGGGCACAAACTGGCAGTGCTCTGCCTCGCGGTGGCGGGGAATTTAGTCTTCAGCGGGTCTGCCGATAAGACCATATGCGTGTGGCGGAGGGAAGGGGTGATGCATAGGTGCCTGTCGGTCTTGACGGGACACACAGGGCCGGTGAAGTGCTTGGCCATTGAGGAGGATTCTTCCATGTCTGGAGATCGGAAGTGGTTGGTGTATAGTGGGAGTCTCGATAAATCTGTGAAGGTGTGGAAGGTGTCGGAAACGGCACCGGATTTGCAGCGGAGGACTTTGATACAGAAGATTAATGGGAATTTTGATTGGGAATCAATACCATCAGCCAAGTATTGAAATATATAGTTTACGCGATCTTGTAAAATTTAGGAGGTTTAGATATTCTTCGTATAGACGTTGTTTTGTGAACTTTTTGTTTGCACTTTATGGGACAAGATCTGTGAGAGCTTATGTAAATTATGAGTTAATAACTAAGTTGGAATTTAGTATTTGGACATCGAATAAATCTCGTAATCCGAATAATACTATTTTTAATACTATATATATANNNNNNNNNNTATATATATTGTGGAGACGATTTTACGctcgtttatttatttttgtaatgtTCCGGGAAAAATGTACACCTTGCATTACTAATTTTATGTCTTGTTAAAATAATATCGTAGCACAAGTTATGCCCACATATAGGAAACACGTAAGATCCAAGtcatgtcataaaaattaaaaatatttttaggttGAAAATGACAGTATTAGGATCCGAAATTTTGACAAAATCTAATGTGGCATTTATGGATATGTGTTGATCATGGAAAtttttaactaattaattacGAATTTTGTAAGaagattttttttccaaaagttTTAACCTAAGATGTAATTGAATGAAGAGgacagttaaaaaaaattatgtataaaaaTGCAGAAATTTTTAGATTGAGGAATTTTTAACCAATTAATTAAGAATTTTAAGACTGGAGtttgaatattaattattaatactaaATTTAAACCCTAAAAGTATGCTAATACTTGACCGAGCTGAGTTTGAGCCGAATTCTAGCCTACAAAATTAAAATCGAGTCGAGCTCGAATAGTATGTTAGTCGAGCTCGACTCGGCTCATCTGCACCCCTAGTCTCCAACtaaatgaattttttgaattattcaTATAAATAATGCATGATAGGCATCAGGacaaaaatcattaataataTAGTGGTAATTTGCTAAGCTTTGGTGAATTCAT comes from the Primulina huaijiensis isolate GDHJ02 chromosome 8, ASM1229523v2, whole genome shotgun sequence genome and includes:
- the LOC140982323 gene encoding protein JINGUBANG-like, whose translation is MTGGEKRYTKTLEESNKKLSNNSLSSSAEVVDFSTRNSNLSTYETSRFSCEGSPTMASPWNQTSPCARSPWTSNFSRNLSQDVSQNGLICSLVREEGHIYSLAAKDGTLYTGSDSKNIRVWKNMQVFSAFKSNSGLVKAIIICGNTIYTGHQDGKVRVWKINPKDPSMHKQSGTFPAFFDIFKASIRPKNYVEVKRNRSTIWIKHADAISCLSMNQEKGLLYSASWDGTFKVWRVKDSKCLESVKAHDDAVNSVVSSIQGIVYTGSANGTVKVWKREQKGKVVRHVLSQTLLRQESAVTALAVNDTGSVVYCGSSDGIVNFWEMEKELSHSGVLKGHKLAVLCLAVAGNLVFSGSADKTICVWRREGVMHRCLSVLTGHTGPVKCLAIEEDSSMSGDRKWLVYSGSLDKSVKVWKVSETAPDLQRRTLIQKINGNFDWESIPSAKY